The following are encoded together in the Penicillium digitatum chromosome 3, complete sequence genome:
- a CDS encoding mitochondrial 37S ribosomal protein mS47 gives MLLRQFNRVASPSWISRVPSAMPLRAKVTNPAFRAAAMLSTSPAIPKELPGDERDDVLFNSIYGIRSVELNRPKKLNSLNGSMARKILPRLKEWEKSHLASIILISGAGTKALCAGGDVAALALQNESGVEGQKASTEFFGLEYRLDHLIATYSKPVISFMDGITMGGGVGLSMHAPFRIATERTVFAMPETTIGFFPDVGGSFFLPRLDGETGTYLALTSERLKGVQALYAGIATHYLHSSVLSSVAQRLSELTFPDHVELPERLEIVNKTMAEFSLGLPSLEEEPMLMAGSLRTAIDRCFGFNTMEEIIEALEMETEHKEWAQKTLETLSGRSPTSLKVTLRQMRLGKKWTISETFQREHEIAANFMRHPDFVEGVKARLVSKPARQAEWQPATLKEVSDKTVDDFFEIPNGESRLALLSEGDYKYYPHAHFALPSEREIEEVVRQGHASRRPVVDYFLQKYAHREGVRRKVVEVIARRTTTSSPEGLKWVN, from the exons ATGTTACTTCGACAATTCAATCGCGTCGCGTCGCCGAGCTGGATCTCGCGCGTTCCTTCAGCGATGCCTTTACGCGCCAAGGTGACCAACCCTGCCTTTCGGGCAGCAGCTATG TTGTCGACTTCCCCTGCTATCCCCAAAGAGCTCCCCGGCGATGAGCGCGACGATGTTTTGTTCAATTCGATCTACGGCATCCGCAGCGTTGAGCTCAACCGACCCAAGAAACTCAACTCCCTCAATGGGTCGATGGCTCGCAAGATTCTTCCTCGATTGAAG GAGTGGGAGAAATCTCATCTTGCAagcatcatcctcatctccGGAGCCGGTACCAAGGCTCTCTGCGCAGGCGGCGACGTTGCTGCCCTGGCGCTGCAGAATGAGAGTGGAGTGGAAGGACAAAAAGCATCGACAGAATTTTTTGGACTTGAATACCGCCTCGACCACCTGATCGCTACATACTCAAAGCCTGTTATCTCATTTATGGATGGCATCACTAtgggtggtggtgttggccTCAGCATGCACGCCCCCTTCCGAATTGCGACTGAGCGTACCGTTTTTGCTATGCCCGAGACCACCATTGGCTTCTTTCCCGACGTTGGTGGTTCGTTCTTCCTTCCTCGTCTGGATGGTGAGACCGGTACATACCTGGCTTTAACCTCGGAGCGCCTCAAGGGTGTTCAAGCTCTGTATGCAGGCATTGCCACACACTATTTGCACTCCAGCGTCCTGAGCAGTGTGGCCCAGCGTCTTTCCGAGCTGACTTTCCCCGACCACGTCGAGCTTCCCGAACGTTTGGAAATCGTGAACAAGACCATGGCTGAATTCTCCCTTGGCCTCCCTTCGCTTGAGGAGGAGCCTATGCTCATGGCCGGTAGCCTGCGTACTGCCATTGACCGCTGCTTCGGATTCAACACTATGGAAGAGATCATCGAGGCTTTGGAGATGGAAACTGAGCACAAGGAGTGGGCACAAAAGACATTGGAGACTCTGTCAGGTCGCTCCCCGACTTCTCTGAAGGTGACCTTGCGCCAGATGCGTCTTGGCAAGAAGTGGACCATCTCAGAGACCTTCCAGCGTGAGCACGAGATTGCTGCCAACTTCATGCGCCACCCTGATTTCGTCGAGGGTGTCAAGGCCCGTCTGGTGTCCAAGCCTGCCCGCCAGGCCGAGTGGCAGCCCGCTACTCTCAAAGAGGTCTCGGATAAAACCGTTGATGACTTCTTCGAGATCCCCAACGGCGAGTCCCGCCTCGCGCTTCTGAGTGAGGGAGATTACAAATACTACCCTCATGCCCACTTCGCTCTTCCTTCTGAGAGAGAAATTGAGGAGGTTGTGCGTCAAGGTCACGCATCGCGAAGACCCGTGGTCGACTACTTCCTCCAAAAATACGCTCACCGCGAGGGTGTGCGCCGAAAAGTCGTCGAGGTGATTGCCCGACGGACGACGACATCATCTCCCGAAGGACTCAAGTGGGTGAATTAA
- a CDS encoding Ferroporti-1 — MEIESRYTEPSGRSSESIPNASSALLPTLSNDTSQSPNDSPALEARSVLTRLYISHTLSAWNSRMFEFGAVLFLASIFPGTLLYASMYALVRAFSTVALSSWLGAQVDSSDRLVAVRHSIVWQRVPVAISCLCFVVTLSTDSWPRTIALFAVQGLLACVEKLASTANTVAVERDWAIVISESINVPRQDLNASMRRIDLFCKLIAPVFISLIDSLSTQYAIWTVFTLNIASVLVEYMAIAQVYRSVPALTKMQSPAPQADDLNSETADDPHHHTSRSILRSFPESLNPWKEYIASPVFLASFALSLLYLTVLSFGATMVTYLLHAGFTSLQVSYMRIGAVAAEISGTWTAPIIMNRIGPIRSGLWFLNWQFLCVAAAAVAFVSWDSGSQFVAGTLIVGVALSRVGLWGFDLSVQFLVQEKIHEHARARFSATEMALQNVFEMLSFASTIAFPLPAQFGYPVLISAGAVAVAAVCFAAYVRKERGHLLHRVRCMGGEKAGYRSIAPESV, encoded by the exons ATGGAGATTGAGAGCAGGTACACAGAGCCTAGCGGGCGCTCATCAGAAAGTATCCCCAATGCCTCCAGCGCTTTGTTACCGACATTGTCAAACGATACTTCACAATCTCCAAATGATAGCCCAGCACTAGAAGCTCGCTCCGTACTCACGCGCCTATACATCTCACACACACTCTCAGCATGGAACTCACGCATGTTCGAATTTGGCGCCGTGCTGTTCCTCGCCTCGATCTTCCCAGGGACACTACTATACGCTTCGATGTACGCTCTAGTGCGGGCGTTCTCAACCGTCGCGCTATCCTCCTGGCTCGGTGCGCAAGTTGATAGTTCAGACCGGCTTGTAGCTGTGAGGCACTCTATTG TGTGGCAAAGAGTCCCTGTCGCGATCTCGTGCTTGTGTTTCGTGGTGACCTTGTCTACGGACTCTTGGCCGCGTACAATTGCCTTGTTTGCTGTACAGGGCTTGCTGGCTTGTGTGGAGAAACTGGCCAGTACAGCTAATACGGTGGCTGTGGAACGAGACTGG GCAATCGTCATCTCGGAAAGTATCAATGTCCCTCGACAAG ACTTGAATGCCTCCATGAGACGAATCGATCTCTTCTGCAAGCTCATAGCACCAGtcttcatctccttgatCGACAGCCTCTCGACCCAATACGCAATCTGGACAGTTTTCACTCTGAACATCGCATCCGTGCTCGTTGAATATATGGCCATAGCCCAGGTCTACCGATCAGTCCCCGCCTTGACCAAGATGCAATCTCCCGCACCGCAGGCAGATGATCTAAACAGCGAGACCGCCGATGATCCCCACCATCACACATCTCGCAGCATCCTCCGCTCCTTCCCAGAATCACTCAACCCATGGAAGGAGTACATCGCCAGCCCGGTCTTCCTAGCATCCTTCGCCCTGAGTCTGCTCTACCTAACAGTCCTATCCTTCGGCGCAACAATGGTCACTTACCTGCTGCACGCGGGCTTTACCTCGTTACAGGTCAGCTACATGCGTATCGGTGCCGTAGCCGCCGAGATATCCGGTACATGGACAGCGCCGATCATTATGAACCGGATTGGACCCATTCGGTCCGGGCTGTGGTTCCTGAATTGGCAGTTTCTCTGCGTGGCTGCTGCCGCTGTGGCTTTTGTTTCGTGGGACTCGGGCTCGCAGTTCGTGGCGGGTACGCTGATTGTGGGCGTTGCGTTGAGTCGTGTTGGGCTTTGGGGATTCGATTTGTCGGTTCAGTTTCTTGTGCAGGAA AAGATTCACGAACATGCCCGTGCCCGCTTCTCTGCGACTGAAATGGCGCTGCAGAATGTTTTCGAGATGCTTTCTTTTGCTTCGACTATTGCTTTCCCGCTGCCGGCGCAGTTCGGGTATCCCGTGCTGATCAGTGCTGGGGCTGTGGCGGTTGCTGCTGTTTGTTTTGCGGCGTATGTGCGCAAGGAACGAGGGCATCTGCTGCATCGTGTACGGTGTATGGGTGGTGAAAAAGCGGGATACCGAAGCATAGCGCCTGAGTCGGTTTAG
- a CDS encoding Alkaline phosphatase-like, alpha/beta/alpha, which translates to MPRHPTAGVSQTEQTKTPFREREEHGGFIITNNHTPSPFLSSNESFHQRQPNAPNFLGIVADDLGFSNVGCFGGEIRTPNIDQIANEGLRFTDSHAAAACSPTRAMIMTGTEHHIAGLGNLLEWTNIISSQNGPQGSTMSTAPQRGMPGYESYLNERVVPLPEILRDGGYFTSFCVDLRPANMLANSNPRRLTPLVWRRSSYRRTSH; encoded by the exons ATGCCGCGCCATCCAACAGCGGGCGTTTCCCAAACTGAGCAGACTAAAACACCATTTAGAGAAAGGGAGGAGCATGGAGGATTTATA ATAACCAATAACCACACCCCCTCACCCTTTCTATCATCCAATGAATCTTTCCACCAACGACAACCAAACGCCCCCAACTTCCTCGGCATCGTCGCCGATGACCTAGGTTTCTCCAATGTGGGCTGCTTCGGCGGAGAGATCCGCACGCCTAACATCGACCAGATCGCCAACGAGGGACTCCGATTTACAGACTCCCACGCCGCCGCAGCATGCTC CCCCACACGCGCCATGATCATGACCGGCACAGAGCATCACATCGCCGGTCTAGGCAACCTACTCGAATGGACCAACATCATCTCCAGCCAGAATGGACCTCAAGGCTCGACCATGAGCACCGCGCCGCAGCGCGGCATGCCCGGGTACGAGAGCTACCTCAACGAGAGGGTCGTGCCACTCCCCGAGATCCTTCGCGACGGGGGATATTTCACATCATTCTGTGTTGATCTGCGGCCGGCAAACATGCTTGCCAACTCGAACCCCCGACGACTTACACCTCTGGTTTGGCGTCGCAGTAGCTACCGGCGAACCTCACACTAG
- a CDS encoding BZIP transcription factor (Atf21), putative gives MPGLPGLPGLANITDPSPFTSFAGDFLGLPIPDDELWGLSPVSPMATGWDKDSAAFANSALERDLKNAQVRNGQPTPPPYDEQGRDLSRDMMEHASKRRRVREYNTAAASLSPDLDDAPHERAKRAKFLERNRLAASKCRQKKKEHTQLLEFNFKEQSEKKEQLIAEIARLRSEILGLKNEVLKHAQCGDEPIRLHLAQMVKKITDHDGAPSAGALPDSPVRISENNPSVSPLESNPAPVATAMPVPVPVPVPVPAPVAPATMSFGFDDPLQLEPAAAAAAEAFEQQMRRESETSLVSEGSYSFSAEDTSFDDLINV, from the coding sequence ATGCCAGGGCTACCAGGGTTACCTGGCCTAGCAAACATTACTGATCCATCACCATTCACTTCCTTTGCAGGTGATTTCCTCGGTCTTCCCATTCCAGACGACGAACTCTGGGGATTGAGCCCCGTCTCACCAATGGCCACGGGCTGGGACAAAGATTCGGCAGCATTTGCCAATTCCGCACTCGAGCGGGACCTCAAAAACGCCCAGGTCCGAAATGGCCAACCAACCCCGCCTCCATATGACGAGCAAGGTCGCGATCTCTCCCGAGACATGATGGAACATGCAAGCAAACGACGGCGCGTGCGAGAATACAACACCGCAGCTGCCAGCCTCAGTCCCGATCTCGACGATGCCCCGCACGAACGCGCCAAGCGGGCCAAGTTCCTCGAGCGGAATCGTCTCGCGGCAAGCAAGTGTcgccagaaaaaaaaagaacataCCCAGCTGCTGGAATTTAACTTCAAGGAACAatcggagaagaaggagcagCTGATCGCGGAGATTGCCCGGCTACGATCGGAGATCCTCGGGCTGAAGAATGAAGTACTGAAACACGCTCAGTGTGGAGATGAGCCGATTAGACTTCACCTCGCTCAGATGGTCAAGAAAATTACCGATCATGATGGTGCTCCGTCTGCAGGTGCGCTGCCTGATTCGCCCGTCAGAATCTCGGAGAACAATCCCTCTGTCTCCCCGCTCGAATCCAACCCCGCTCCGGTTGCGACTGCTatgcctgtgcctgtgcctgtgcctgtgcctgtgccTGCTCCAGTGGCGCCGGCGACGATGTCGTTTGGCTTTGATGATCCCTTGCAACTGGAGCCGGCCGCTGCGGCTGCTGCCGAGGCATTTGAGCAGCAGATGCGTCGCGAGTCGGAGACTTCGCTGGTCTCAGAGGGGTCTTATTCTTTCTCGGCGGAGGATACCTCCTTTGATGATTTGATTAATGTGTGA